The Macaca nemestrina isolate mMacNem1 chromosome 1, mMacNem.hap1, whole genome shotgun sequence genome contains the following window.
GCAGCAGTGAACTTTAGTAAGTCAACCATGTTCAgcatttaaatgtattatcttgggccaggtgtcgtggctcacacctgtagtctcagcactttggaagccaaggcaagcagattgcttgaggccaggagtccaagaccagcctgggcaacatggcaaaaccctgtctctaccaaaaaaacacacaaaaaattagccaggtgtggagccatgtgcctgtagtcctaactactcaggaggctgaggtgggaggatcccttgagtctgggaggtcaaggctgccatgagctgagatcatgccattgcactccagcctgagtgacagagtgagactctctccaaataaataaataggccgggcgcagtggctcatgcctgtaatcccagcactttgggaggccgaggcaggcggatcacttgaggtcaggagttcaaggccagcctggtcaatatggtgaaaccccatctttactaaaaatacaaaaattagccaggcgtggtggcccgcgcctgtagtcccagctacttgggaggctgaggcagaagaatcacttgaacccgggaggcagaggttgcagcgagctgagataatgccattgcactccagcctgggcaacagagtgcaagactccatctccaaaaaaaatccttcattttaaagatgaaactgAAGCCggcgtggtagcgcacacctgtaattccagaactttaggaggccgaggcaggcagatcacctgaggtcaggagtttaagaccagcctggccaacgtggtgaaacctcgtctctactaaaaatacaaatattatccaggggtggtggcagttgcctgtaatcccagctactcggcaggctgaggcaggagaattacttgaacccaggaggtggagattgcagtgagccaaaacaggtcattgcacttaagcctgggcgatgagactccttcttaaaataaaaaaaagaaagaaagaaaaaaaagaattggagacTCAGAGTGGCTTAAGTGaattgcccaaggccacacagctagtaccCAACAAATTTCAGATCAGAACGCAGATCTGCCAGCAGTCATTAGCCCAGCCCCAGCTCTCCATCATTGCATTATATGGGCCACGTAACGAGACAGTTCTGGTTCCTGGCCACACAGTCCTTGAGAGGAGGCCCTGTGTGTGAAGGCTGTGACCTTGAGTCAGAAATCATCTtttccccctccttctctcctggcACCTGTTCCAACAGTGAGATCACCAAGGTtccatgcccagccctgaggcCTGTCCCTATAGCTTTGGCAGAAATAAGCCTCTGAGTCTTCTGGCAACCGGACTGTCCAAAGGAATCAAGATCATAGGGTGGGGAGAGGGCTCTTCCTCCCTGGCCTTGTTCCCAGAACAGTCCAGGGAAGGGAGGCAGGGTTTGCACATGGAGAAACAGAGTCCCAGGAAGAAGGGCCTGCCATACTATACGCACGTGGCAGGCTTAGGGCTCCTGTGTTGGCTTCTGCAGGCCCACCCTGGACAGGCTGCTGCTGGCTGAAATTCAGTTCGGCACTACTCCTTGATGTGCAGAGCCTCCTGCCATCCCTCAGaaactcatttattcctcactTCCTCCGAGAGGCCTACATTGGGCCCCCAGGTCAGGACAGGACAGGATTCCCTTTAGAACCACCACACTAGTTTTGTGTCTGGCTGCCCAGAGGTGTGTGTCTTGTTCCCTGTTGTCTCTCTCCAAAGCAGGGCCTGACACAAAGTAGGTGCTTTATTAACTGCTGAATTAATGAGTGAGCTCCTCAGAGTTTCAACatgttcatctttttaaaaagagaaaataacacagTAACACCTACATCATGGATTTTGCTTTAAAAGTtcaatgaggccaggtgtggtggcgtgtgcctatagtcccagctactggggaggctaaggtgggaggatcccttgagcccaggagtttgaggctgcagtgacctatgatggcgtcacagcactccagcctcggggacacagcgagagaccttgtctctaaaaaataataataaaattaaaagttcaatGAAATAATACACCTAAAGCCCTCAGCATGCAATAAAGAGCAATACAAGGCGGGTCTTATTTTTACTGAAAGTGCTTAGTAAACTATACAGTGACAAACCACGCACAGCAGGCTCTCAAAAGGAGGCAGCAAATTACCCAAAAGTGCAGGCGGCTTGCTAGTGTGCACAGGTCAAAGAAAGGGCGGCAGGTGGGGAAGGCAGCCGTGGGCCCTGAAGAGCTGACCGAATTGGCAGAATTTCTGAAGGAGGGGAACTGGGAACGACCTGAGCTAAAGCTCGGAGCTGTGAGAAGAAACCGGAAAAGCCCGGAGCACTTGCAGGGGCGGGTGGGGAGTTGGATGGTGGTgtggggtagggtggggagggaggagggctaGTAGGAGACATTCCGCAGGGAGGGGCAAGCACGTGTGAGGCGGGCGGGGCGCGAAGGGTCAGGCTTTTGCTCAAAACAGGCGGAGGACAAGGTCAGCTCAGCCGCAGACCGAGCCCCTGCTGATTGTCTCCGCCACCGGGCAGTGAGAGTGAAGGGAGAGCGCGAGCTCTGAAGCCCGCTAGACCAAGCTTGCAATCTGAGCCCCATTCACCCCCTCCTATTTCTTGAGACCATGTCCGTTCCCCTCTCAGCCTCGGGCTCCTCACTTGTAAAACGAGGAGAGATGCCTGTGCCAGAAGTCAACCAGAGCTTTTCTCGGCATGGGCACCAGCCCAAGGGCGTTTTCCTTTTCTAGTCTCATCTCTGCTCTGAACCCAAGCTCAAAGAGGGACTGGGGGACGGAAGATATCCATGCCATGCGCCCTAGCTCTCGGGCTGGTGCCGGCTGctgccttctcagattccagagtgCCTAGAGGCCAGGAAAGGGAGAAGGTCCTGCCAGACTAGGGTAGGGACTCGGGGGCCAGGCACTGGCGCTGACGCAGGCAAGCAGGGCGCCACTGGCTGGTCCCCACCCACCTCAGTGGGTTGGGGGATGGGCGGACCAGCCCCTCCTGGGTGAGCCCTAGCCTGGGGCTTCCTATTTCGGGAGCTGGGGGCGTGGGCCACGTCTCCTCATGTGATGCGAGGGCTATTTAAAGCGGCAGCCCGGCCAGGGAGCCGCCGTCGGAGCCCTTGCACGCCTGCTCTCTTGTAGCTTTTCTCAGCCTAGCCCAGCATCACTATGGTGGACGCTTTCCTGGGCACCTGGAAGCTAGTGGACAGCAAGAATTTCGATGACTACATGAAGTCAATCGGTGAGCAAGCCGCGGGGCTCAGGATGCTGGCTTGGGCTGGTAGCATGCCTAGCCCCATGCAGCACTCCTGCTGCATCCCTCCTGGTTAACACTGGGGAATACGGGAGCGCGGAGATGGCAGCCTGGGCTAGGGCAGATAGGGCCTGTAGGGAGGGGGCTTTGGTGGTCCAAATCTGGTTAGAGACCACGGTagggaggtggaggaaggaggCAGCTGTGTGGGAGGCTCTTTCCAGGAAGAGGGATATATGAattggaggaaggaggagggttTGGAAAAAGAACACTGATCACAGGAAGGGGAGTCTAGCCAGGGGAGAAAAAGAACACGGGCATGGGTAGTTTAGAAATTGGAGGAGACTGAACCCAGAAAGGGAATGGGGCAGCTAGGGAGTGTACTATGACCTTAAACAAGTAGGAAATACCTAGGAGGAAAAAGATTAGTGGGGAAAAAACCGTGGATCAGTGAATCAGATATGAGAAGGACATAAGACAGGAAACTGCAGTAAGCAGCAATCCCCATCTCTCCATGTTGGATTTGGGGAAAGAATTCTTGTAGGAGAATGCCCTCTTTTCTCACCAGCCAGTCTGACCTTGTCCTGCAGTCTATGTAACCAGGCCTTAATCACTGTCTGCGAGCCTTGGGGTAGGGTGGGGCAAGAGGCCCATCATCAGCTGGGCCTTTCCTGCAACCCAAAGCTCACCCACCTGTGCAAGGGGTAGGCAGAGAAAGCCGTTGGACTTCTGATGTGCAGTAGAGGGTCCCAGAGCAAGGTCAAGACCTGGGAGGGAGGGTCACTGGTTTAGGAGGATGTGGAAAACTGCTGTGGTGTTGGGATGGAGAAGAATAAGGATTTAAAGAATCTTACAGGTGAGGAATTTGGAGATTCCCATACTATCTAGTTCAGCAGGGAAACTGAAACCAGGAGAGTAGAAATGTATAACAATTCCACAGCAGAGCCAATATGAAAACCTAAGGTTTCTAGATCTGTAACTCAGAGCTCTTCCCACTACCCTACAGGCCCTGGGAGTGGGAAAAGTAGGAACTGCTTAGCTAATTATTGACCTCAGCCCTTCTTCTACTGCTTTGGGCTTAGATGGAGAGGTCAAAGCTCTCAACAGCCCCTACCCTATCCTGGGCACTATGCCCAGTAATTCCAGGTAGGCAGTCATTCTTAGAGgaccaccccccaacccccacgaACACAGCCCAGCAGCTACTGGGAAGTTGGAATGACCAGATTTAGTTCCTCCTTCTAAAGCTGGGCCAGAGCTGAGTCCTTGAACTGAGCTGCAACAACTTTACCATTCTTGTTCTCTTATTCTGCCCCAAGTTGGgtaggcaggctggtctccctGAAGTCCTGTTACCTTTCAGAAGCTTCTGTTAAGGCAGCCTGCATTCTTATCGTAGGAATGGAAAGCCTGGGAAAATACCCTCCTCAGCTCTCAGTAAATAGTGCTGGCTTCATTTCTAAGTAGAACCCAGATCTCCCTGAGTCTCCTAAATTCTGTCAGCTCAATATTCTTAGTTTCTCTTGGTTCAGACCCTCACTCATACCGCAGTGGTTTCCTTTTCAAACACTCCATACCTCTGGGTAGGTCCTAAGTGAACAGAGCTCCCAGTGCTGTGAAAAGGTCCTGCTCTATGCAGGGGAGCGTGATTGGCCTGACTCATCCTGATACCAAGGGGCAAGGCCAAGTTCCTCATTGGCCAAACAAAGGTGGGCTGATAGCATAATGGCAGAGGCAGCCCCTGCCCCTCCTGCTATAGACCTAGGGCTCTCAAGGGGCAAAGAGGTCCCGTCTAGTACCAGTGACCACAGGCACAACTGGTGGCCTGGATTGAATATGTGCTGGGCAGAGTCGCCCAGTGAAAATAGTCAACAGTTTTGGAGCCTAAATTCAAATCTATGTCAGTTTATTCTGTTTGAATTTAGACAAGACACTTCACTCTCTTCATTGTAAATTGGGGATAATCTACGCTTCTGGGCTGTTACAAGCATTAAGTAAAACCCATGTAGGGCATGTGCAGAGTACCTAGCTTCCAGCAAGCACTATGTAGCCAGGTACATTTGGAGACTTTACACACACCACTTCACTACACTGGgctgcctcctgcctcacctctgcCTTGGAGGACAGCTCAGTGTAAACTGCTGTGGGGAGAGGGGGCAGTCATGATTAGTTCTTTGTTCTTTACTTGCTTGCAGGGCACTTAGGACTTTGCCCAGTACCCAGGGAAGCCATGCTTGGGTCAGGAAGAGAGTCTCCGTAGAGCCTTAGACAGGGAGTCAGGAGACGGGTTTGAGTCTAACTCATTGTTGCTACCGCTTTAGGCTCCTCTTCAATCTGTACAATAGTACAAATACTTCCTTTGTACCTAACTCCTAGATCATAGATAACAGGCTTTGAAAATGATGGGTTGCCATATATAAGGGACAAGAGCACTAACACTTCTTAGTTTCAGGATAAAAACTTCCAAAGTTGGAAAACTCTTATGCCTAAGGCTTTGGAAGGGAAAGTCTAcgtttctcttctttcctcagcCTTATGCTCTAGCCTTGGGAGGTAGTATAGCTGAGCACTTAAGcaagctctggagtcagacaatTCTGGGCGTCAATATCAGATTTGTGACCCTGGGCTTTACCTCTCTTTTTGCATCTGTAACGTGGAAATAGTCTTCAGAGGAACAGGAAGAACTAAATGAGATAACATGTACAGTTCTTACTACACAAAAAGTtcatagtacttttttttttttttttttgagatggagtctcactctgtcggccaggctggagtgcagtggcacaatctcgactcactgcaacctccacctcctaggttcacgcagttctcagcctcaacctcctgagtagctggaattacaggcacataccaccacatctggctaattttttgcattttcagtagagacagggtttcaccatattggccagactggtcttgaactcctggcctcatgtgattcacctgccttggcttcccaaagtgttgtgattacaggcgtgagccaccacgctcagcccaaTAGTAACTTATTCTAATCCCAGCTCTCCCACTGACTTGCTATGGCACCGCTGTTCCTTAAGTATCTCATCTGTCTAATGGGATCAGTAATCTGTGTTCACCAAACAGAACAAAGGGCaagactgaattttaaaattcccatGCAAAGGCTTTGAAAGATACAGTCCTCCACTTCCCCATACCCAGGCCTGAGAGTTATGCATTGAGTTTCTTGTACACTGCTTCTCTACCCGAGCTCATATACTCACAATCTTCCCCCTACCCTCAGGAGTGGGTTTTGCTACCAGGCAGGTGGCCAACATGACCAAGCCTACCACGATCATCGAAAAGAATGGGGACATTCTCACCCTAAAAACACACAGCACCTTCAAGAACACAGAGATCAACTTCAAGCTGGGGGTGGAGTTTGATGAGACAACAGCAGATGACAGGAAGGTCAAGGTAAGTCAGGGAAACGGGTTGGGAATGAAGAGTGCTGAGACTCTAAAAGAGAATAGGCTGGTAGTCTTGGCTCCCTGGTCTTGCACCCTGAGGGGCAGACTATCATGGGGAATTTAAATGAAACAAGGTTCATAAAGCCTGTGTAGTGCTAGAATGCCACTGCTGCTAAATACATGTCAGTTCTGtcctcttgttttcttccctcccttcttggGATTCATCTATTGTCTGCCTCAGAATGGGCAGCACAGAGCCAGGATGTTCTTCTGACCTCAGTATCTACTCCAGCTCCAGCTGGGTGACCCTGTGCAAGGTATGCAGTAGCTCTAGGTTTCTTTCCCCTTCCATAGATGGCGGAGTTATGTGGCCATGGCTGTGACCTGAAGTGCTTTAGGAATGATGCCCAGAAGTCAGGGCCCTCCACTGAGTGAGGTCATTGTAGCCTCCAGCAGCAAAAAAGGCAGCCAGGAACAAGAAGCCACCTACTCAGATGCCGCTTCAACTTCTAATTCTCAGACATGGCCAATGACCCTGACAAACTATTTCCGATGTTGCCAGCGGACAGGCAGGAAGA
Protein-coding sequences here:
- the LOC105494608 gene encoding fatty acid-binding protein, heart, which gives rise to MVDAFLGTWKLVDSKNFDDYMKSIGVGFATRQVANMTKPTTIIEKNGDILTLKTHSTFKNTEINFKLGVEFDETTADDRKVKSIVTLDGGKLIHLQKWDGQETTLVRELIDGKLILTLTHGTAVCTRTYEKEA